One Vespa crabro chromosome 1, iyVesCrab1.2, whole genome shotgun sequence genomic region harbors:
- the LOC124423593 gene encoding protein FRG1 homolog, translated as MSEYDRVRTGKLVLKGEKIRSKKRKLKKEETRENVTIDNEDTKLHGGWWKTSSAKEITGTVAIEFGKQTYVKALDNGLFTLGAPHSDGEGPCPEEILTAFRISDNLIALKSGYGKYLGVDKNGVVVGRSDAVGAIEQWEPIFQDDKLAILSNTTGNFISITDEDDVICQNKTAGSLEYVTIRSIIERDNKPNKDIPKEEVGSLADVEVNYVRKFQKFQDKKLRINKEDRSALEKAKTDGNLHEALLDRRSKMKADRYCK; from the exons atgtCTGAATATGATAGAGTAAGAACAGGGAAACTTGTTttgaagggagaaaaaataag atcaaaaaaacggaaattgaagaaagaagagaccaGGGAAAACGTTACAATTGATAATGAAGATACTAAGCTTCAtg GTGGGTGGTGGAAAACAAGTAGTGCAAAAGAAATCACGGGTACAGTAGCTATTGAATTTGGAAAACAAACCTATGTAAAGGCTCTTGACAATGGGCTTTTTACACTTGGAGCTCCTCATTCAGATGGAGAAGGCCCTTGCCCAGAAGAAATTTTAACAGCATTTCGTATAAGTGATAATTTAATAGCTTTAAAATCTGGATATGGTAAATATCTTGGTGTTGACAAAAATGGTGTTGTTGTGGGACGCAGTGATGCAGTAGGTGCAATTGAACAGTGGGAACCAATTTTTCAA gatgaTAAACTTGCTATATTAAGTAATACAACtggaaatttcatttcaataacTGATGAAGATGATGTTATTTGTCAAAATAAAACAGCTGGTTCATTAGAATATGTTACtataagaagtataatagAACGTGACAATAAACCTAATAAAGATATTCCAAAAGAAGAAGTGGGTTCTCTTGCTGATGTAGAAGTAAACTATGT acgtaaatttcaaaaattccaagataaaaaattaagaataaacaAAGAAGATCGATCTGCCTTAGAAAAAGCTAAAACAGATGGAAATTTACATGAAGCATTACTAGATCGAAGAAGTAAAATGAAAGCTGATCGTTactgtaaataa